A window from Kluyveromyces lactis strain NRRL Y-1140 chromosome E complete sequence encodes these proteins:
- the DLD1 gene encoding D-lactate dehydrogenase (uniprot|Q12627 Kluyveromyces lactis DLD1 D-lactate dehydrogenase mitochondrial precursor) has product MFRFVGRSGFALRGSLQLRKDVLRSRTTAVAKRHYSSSNGNNGGGFSSAILSVLGGSLIGGGFVAYALGSQFEKEKSVSDLSIARLEDLDSPEYCDKETFAKALVELKDVLENDPENFTVAKDDLDAHSDTYFNSHHAEANQRPEIVLYPRNTEDVSKLLKICHKYSIPVIPFSGGTSLEGHFLPTRPGSCVVLDISKYLNKIIQLNKEDLDVVVQGGVPWEELNEYLNDHGLLFGCDPGPGAQIAGCIANSCSGTNAYRYGTMKENVVNITMCMADGTIVKTKRRPRKSSAGYNLNGLIIGSEGTLGIVTEATIKCHVRSTFETVAVVPFPTVSDAASCSSHLIQAGIQLNAMELLDDNMMKIINQSGATSKDNWVESPTLFFKIGGRSEQIIQEVIKEVEKIASQHNNTKFEFATDEDSKLELWEARKVALWSTIDTGRKTNPDANIWTTDVAVPISKFADVINATKEEMNASGLLTSLVGHAGDGNFHAFIIYNTEQRKTAETIVENMVKRAIDAEGTCTGEHGVGIGKRDYLLEEVGEDTVAVMRKLKLALDPKRILNPDKIFKIDPNDHQH; this is encoded by the coding sequence ATGTTCAGGTTTGTTGGAAGATCCGGTTTTGCTTTGCGTGGTTCGCTGCAACTACGTAAGGACGTTCTGCGTTCTAGGACCACTGCCGTTGCAAAAAGACATTATTCGTCTTCTAACGGTAATAACGGCGGTGGATTTTCGTCCGCCATTTTAAGCGTTCTTGGTGGTTCTTTAATTGGTGGTGGGTTTGTTGCATATGCTCTAGGCTCTCAGTTCGAGAAGGAAAAGTCCGTGAGTGATTTGTCCATTGCTAGATTGGAAGACCTTGATTCTCCCGAGTACTGTGATAAGGAAACTTTTGCTAAAGCTCttgttgaattgaaagatgtcTTAGAAAACGATCCTGAAAACTTCACTGTGGCTAAGGACGATTTGGATGCTCATTCGGATACCTATTTCAACTCTCATCATGCTGAAGCTAATCAAAGACCAGAAATTGTTTTGTATCCACGCAACACAGAAGATGTTTCcaaattattgaaaatcTGTCACAAATACTCTATCCCAGTGATCCCATTTTCAGGTGGTACCTCTTTGGAAGGGCATTTCCTACCAACTAGACCAGGGTCTTGTGTCGTCTtggatatttcaaaatatttgaataagattattcaattgaataaagaGGATTTGGATGTTGTGGTACAAGGTGGTGTTCCATGggaagaattgaacgaATATTTGAACGATCATGGTTTGTTGTTCGGTTGTGACCCTGGTCCAGGTGCTCAAATCGCCGGTTGCATTGCTAATTCTTGTTCTGGTACCAACGCTTATCGTTATGGTACCATGAAGGAAAACGTTGTTAATATTACTATGTGTATGGCTGATGGTACTATTGTTAAGACCAAGAGAAGACCTAGAAAATCGTCTGCTGGTTACAATTTGAACGGGTTAATTATTGGTAGTGAAGGTACTTTGGGTATCGTTACTGAAGCTACTATTAAATGTCATGTTAGATCTACTTTTGAAACTGTCGCTGTCGTTCCGTTCCCAACTGTCAGTGATGCTGCATCTTGTTCCTCTCATTTGATTCAAGCCggtattcaattgaatgCTATGGAATTGTTGGATGATAACATGATGAAAATCATCAACCAAAGTGGTGCTACTTCAAAGGATAACTGGGTCGAATCTCCaactttgttcttcaagattGGTGGTAGATCTGAACAGATTATTCAAGAAGTCATTAAAGAAGTGGAAAAAATTGCTTCTCAACACAACAATaccaaatttgaatttgctactgatgaagattcCAAGCTAGAACTATGGGAAGCTAGAAAAGTTGCTCTTTGGTCAACCATTGATACCGGCAGAAAGACCAACCCAGATGCCAACATTTGGACAACCGATGTTGCTGTTCCAATCTCGAAATTCGCAGATGTTATTAATGCTACCAAGGAAGAAATGAACGCATCTGGTTTATTAACCTCTTTGGTTGGTCATGCTGGTGATGGTAACTTCCATGCATTCATCATCTACAACActgaacaaagaaaaacagcTGAAActattgttgaaaatatgGTCAAGAGAGCCATTGATGCTGAAGGTACTTGTACCGGTGAACACGGTGTCGGTATCGGTAAGAGAGACTActtgttggaagaagttggtGAAGACACTGTTGCAGTTATGAGAAAGTTGAAGCTCGCTTTGGATCCTAAGAGAATCTTGAATCCAGATaagatcttcaagattGATCCAAACGATCATCAACATTAA
- a CDS encoding uncharacterized protein (conserved hypothetical protein), producing MMISKTIYRGSRVPAASRLFTNSPMARSIHNSNIDSKGIKETLEDVNKKVGKAAAEGIEKTEEATHHLGENFQNVEEKVKGIFNMTGQDAKEAADTASNKASDLAEKGKEHAQAKGREAAAKGKEAAAKGKEKLENAADKLNE from the coding sequence atgatgatttcaaagacTATTTACAGAGGTTCCAGAGTCCCAGCTGCCTCTAGATTATTCACAAATTCTCCTATGGCTCGTTCTATTCACAATTCTAACATTGATTCTAAAGGtatcaaagaaactttAGAAGACGTTAACAAGAAAGTTGGTAAAGCTGCAGCTGAAGGTATTGAGAAGACCGAAGAAGCAACTCATCACTTGGGTgaaaatttccaaaatgttgaagaaaaagtgaaaggGATATTCAATATGACAGGGCAGGATGCCAAGGAAGCTGCTGACACGGCTTCAAACAAGGCCAGCGATCTTGCAGAGAAAGGTAAGGAACACGCCCAAGCCAAAGGTAGAGAGGCTGCTGCCAAGGGTAAGGAAGCCGCTGCCAAGGGTAAAgaaaaactggaaaatgCTGCTGACAAACTAAACGAATAA
- the PAR32 gene encoding Par32p (weakly similar to uniprot|Q6Q543 Saccharomyces cerevisiae YDL173W Hypothetical ORF), protein MGEYRVSTGRGGAGNMITSNEKPSPKVVTQGSQTPNILSPIYSTGRGGAGNMRRNVDPVMTRTAQDVDDDDVIDVTSSNNTGTIKKIKSRRFSEPPKTISIGRGGAGNILSPKSSRKKRDEKGSKNSSTGDNGSSHVDEKSSKSGFFSKLKSLFK, encoded by the coding sequence ATGGGTGAATATAGAGTAAGTACTGGAAGAGGAGGCGCAGGAAACATGATAACGTCGAACGAGAAACCTTCACCGAAGGTTGTGACACAGGGTTCCCAGACCCCCAATATACTATCGCCAATTTACTCTACGGGTCGCGGTGGTGCTGGTAATATGAGGAGGAATGTGGACCCGGTTATGACACGCACCGCACAGGATGTTGACGATGACGACGTGATAGACGTgacttcttcaaacaatACAGGAACCatcaaaaagatcaagTCGAGACGCTTCTCGGAACCTCCAAAGACCATATCGATCGGTAGAGGTGGTGCTGGGAACATACTAAGCCCTAAATCgtcaagaaagaaaagggATGAGAAGGGCTCTAAGAATTCCTCCACTGGAGACAACGGATCGAGTCACGTGGACgaaaaatcatcaaagagTGGGTTCTTCTCCAAATTGAAGAGTCTTTTCAAGTGA
- the HCR1 gene encoding translation initiation factor eIF3 core subunit j (similar to uniprot|Q05775 Saccharomyces cerevisiae YLR192C HCR1 Dual function protein involved in translation initiation as a substoichiometric component of eukaryotic translation initiation factor 3 (eIF3) and required for processing of 20S pre-rRNA binds to eIF3 subunits Rpg1p and Prt1p and 18S rRNA) — translation MSWDDEDFAVPSGSKEKPVLNSWDDEFAENDDEPVLESWEDEETAKPKPKAAAAAAAKAPKKASPSPAATPAATKNTMLDIDTLDDKTRKELLRKAELESDLNNAADLFGGLGVAEEHPRARAEREREQLAAVAQPAALTKDTPIQSHPLFSDLETKKDYQELRKALATAITSTSNKSLLNYSGGLAIDLIRDISKPMTVENIRQTIATLNVLMKDKEREERQARLAKVKGGTATGGAGKKKAKATRANLGGAFKKDNDFDLGGNDNFDDFGEDDFM, via the coding sequence ATGTCCTGGGACGACGAAGATTTTGCAGTGCCAAGTGGCTCCAAAGAGAAGCCAGTGTTGAATTCATGGGATGATGAGTTCGCTGAAAACGACGATGAGCCGGTACTAGAGTCCTGGGAGGACGAGGAGACTGCTAAACCTAAGCCTAaggcagcagcagcagctgCAGCCAAGGCTCCAAAGAAAGCCTCTCCATCACCAGCTGCTACACCAGCTGCTACAAAGAACACCATGCTCGATATCGATACTCTTGACGACAAGACCCGTAAAGAACTATTGAGAAAGGCTGAACTGGAATCTGATTTGAACAACGCTGCAGACCTTTTCGGCGGTCTTGGCGTCGCAGAAGAACATCCAAGAGCCCGCGCCGAACGTGAAAGAGAACAGCTTGCAGCTGTCGCCCAACCTGCTGCGTTGACCAAGGATACCCCAATCCAATCGCACCCATTGTTCTCGGATTTGGAAACCAAAAAAGATTACCAAGAATTAAGGAAAGCGTTGGCTACCGCAATCACCTCGACAAGCAACAAATCCTTGTTGAACTACTCTGGTGGACTAGCCATCGACTTGATCAGAGACATTTCCAAACCAATGACCGTCGAAAACATCAGACAAACCATTGCGACATTGAACGTATTGATGAAggataaagaaagagaagaaagacaaGCTCGTTTGGCCAAAGTCAAGGGAGGCACCGCCACAGGCGGTGCCGGTAAGAAGAAGGCCAAGGCTACTAGGGCTAACCTCGGCGGTGCCTTCAAGAAGGATAACGATTTCGACCTAGGTGGTAACGATAACTTTGACGATTTCGGAGAAGACGATTTCATgtaa
- the GLT1 gene encoding glutamate synthase (NADH) (highly similar to uniprot|Q12680 Saccharomyces cerevisiae YDL171C GLT1 NAD()-dependent glutamate synthase (GOGAT) synthesizes glutamate from glutamine and alpha-ketoglutarate with Gln1p forms the secondary pathway for glutamate biosynthesis from ammonia expression regulated by nitrogen source) — translation MISSGKYDPLEESYDGGCSLDERPLSKKAHVYKSWANVIPDKQGLYDPEFEKDACGVGFVANIKGVSSHKIVSDARFLLCNMTHRGAVSSDGNGDGAGILTGIPHEFMQREFKLDVGIDIPDQSQYAVGNVFFKKDSPEALVNSKRTFEQLADSLDLKVLGWRVVPHDSSILGAVALSREPEILQPLVVLKELFSESSSSSSISKDEFQSTCETKFKTSLYILRKQASTSIGLQNWFYVCSLDNKTIVYKGQLTPSQVYNYYHDLTNAHFKSHMALVHSRFSTNTFPSWDRAQPLRWLAHNGEINTLRGNKNWMRAREGVMASEVFGEQLDKLYPIVEEGGSDSAALDNVLELLMMNGVLSLPEAIILMVPEAYHKDMDSDLKAWFDWASCLMEPWDGPALLTFTDGRFTGATLDRNGLRPCRYYITSDDRVICGSEVGVIPVENSLVIQKGKLKPGDMLLVDTESGEMVDTKQLKHKFAKRKDFKSWLSKVIKVEDVLEKTSKFLPPSFISDYNLKAQTDPRLLALGYTYEQVSMILVPMALGGKEALGSMGNDAPLACLNEDPVLLYDYFRELFAQVTNPPIDPIREANVMSLECFVGPQGNLLEMHPSQCDRLVLKSPILHWDEFEALKNIEKAHPTWSTSNIDITFPKEEGLLGYTATIDRITQEASDAIDQGKKILFISDRLLSADRVSISSLIAIGAIHHHLVRNKQRSQVALILETGEAREVHHFCVLLGYGCDGIFPYLAMETLVRMNHEGLVRNVNNDDSSIDDKTLLDNYKHAVDGGIFKVMSKMGISTLASYKGAQIFEALGIDNSVVDLCFAGTASRIKGVTFEYLAQDSFSMHERGFPSRLTIQKSVNLPESGEYHWRDGGYKHINDPTAIAALQDSVRNKNEDAWEMYVKKEMEAIKDCTLRGLLELDYSDSESIPLEQVEPWTEIARRFATGAMSYGSISMEAHSTLAVAMNRLGAKSNCGEGGEDPERSIVNSNGDTMRSAIKQVASARFGVTSFYLSDADEIQIKIAQGAKPGEGGELPAHKVSKEIAKTRHSTPYVGLISPPPHHDIYSIEDLKQLIYDLKCSNPRAGISVKLVSEVGVGIVASGVAKAKADHILVSGHDGGTGASRWTGIKYAGLPWELGLAETHQTLVLNDLRGNVVVQTDGQLRTGFDIAVAILLGAESFTLATVPLIAMGCIMLRKCHLNACAVGIATQDPVLRDKFKGQPEHVINFFYYLIQDLRRIMAKLGFRTVDEMVGHSEKLRKRDNVKTKALNIDLSPILTPAHLIRPGVATKFTKKQDHKLHTRLDNKLIDEAEITLDKGLPVTIDANIINTDRALGSTLSYRVSKRFGENGLPQDTVVVNISGSAGQSFGAFLTAGLTFILDGDANDYVGKGLSGGRLVIRPPKDSRFKSDENVIVGNTCFYGATSGYAFISGCAGERFAVRNSGATVVVERIKGNNAFEYMTGGRAVVLSQMESLNAFSGATGGIAYCLTSDYDDFVGKINHDTVEMQSLVDPVEIAFVKNLIQEHYNYTKSDLAKKILNKFNHYLNNFVKVIPTDYKKVLENEAKEKVKAEKQSTADFLKKFNSSTDSAVDATNGEVDLLRSSVSHKSTLAEPKVLDLEDAVQDTNNLKKAEEKLEKIRGFMKYKMKHEKYRSPAARTKDWKELSNAITKKDARQQTARCMDCGVPFCTSDTGCPISNIIPKFNELVFKNQWKLALDKLLETNNFPEFTGRVCPAPCQGSCTLAIIDDPVGIKSVERLIIDNAFKEGWIKPCPPEVRTGKIVAVIGSGPAGMACADQLNRAGHSVVVYERADRCGGLLMYGIPNMKLDKSIVQRRLDLLAAEGVQFITNTEVGKDISVEELKSKFDAIVYTVGSTIPRDLRIPGRELKNIDFAMTLLKSNTQALLDRDLETIKKQIKGKKVIVIGGGDTGNDCLGTSVRHGAASVLNFELLPQPPNERSKDNPWPQWPRIMRIDYGHAEVKEHYGRDPREYCILSKEFIGNENGEVKAIKTVRVEWKKSQSGVWQMVDVPGSEQIFEADIVLLSMGFVGPEVIEDPTFVKSKRGTITTLSDSSYSVDGDKVFAAGDCRRGQSLIVWAIQEGRKCATAIDTFLMGSTNLPGNGGIVKRDYKLLEELASTI, via the coding sequence atgatttcttctgggAAATATGATCCTTTAGAAGAATCGTACGATGGCGGTTGTTCTTTAGATGAAAGAcctttatcaaagaaagcACATGTTTATAAGTCCTGGGCTAATGTCATACCGGACAAACAGGGTCTATATGACCCtgaatttgagaaagaCGCCTGCGGTGTTGGTTTTGTAGCTAACATCAAAGGTGTGTCATCCCATAAGATCGTTTCTGATGCGCGGTTCTTACTCTGTAACATGACACACAGAGGAGCTGTTTCCTCAGATGGGAACGGTGATGGTGCAGGGATCTTGACCGGTATCCCACATGAGTTTATGCAGAGAGAGTTCAAATTGGATGTAGGGATCGATATTCCAGATCAATCTCAGTACGCGGTAGGGAacgttttcttcaagaaagattcTCCCGAAGCGTTGGTAAATTCCAAGAGAACGTTTGAACAATTGGCTGATTCTTTGGACTTGAAAGTTCTAGGTTGGAGAGTTGTACCACATGATTCTTCCATTCTTGGTGCTGTCGCACTGTCCCGAGAACCAGAAATTTTGCAACCTTTAGTAgtgttgaaagaattatttTCCGagtcatcttcatcttcttccatctCTAAGGATGAATTCCAATCCACATGCGAAACCAAGTTTAAGACTAGCTTGTACATTCTTCGGAAACAGGCTTCTACATCGATCGGTCTTCAAAACTGGTTTTATGTTTGTTCCTTGGATAACAAAACTATAGTTTACAAAGGACAGCTTACCCCATCACAGGTGTACAATTACTACCATGATTTAACTAATGCTCATTTCAAATCGCATATGGCACTAGTGCATTCTCgtttttcaacaaatacATTCCCATCATGGGACCGTGCTCAACCTCTACGTTGGTTGGCTCATAACGGTGAAATTAATACTTTGAGAGGTAATAAGAATTGGATGAGAGCCAGAGAAGGTGTTATGGCTTCTGAGGTGTTTGGTGAACAATTGGATAAATTGTACCCGATTGTGGAAGAAGGTGGTTCTGATTCTGCCGCATTGGATAACGTTCTGGAGcttttgatgatgaacGGTGTTCTTTCCCTTCCAGAAGCTATTATACTGATGGTCCCAGAAGCCTATCACAAGGACATGGACTCGGATTTGAAGGCGTGGTTCGATTGGGCGTCATGCCTTATGGAACCATGGGATGGTCCAGCTTTGCTAACCTTCACTGATGGTCGCTTCACTGGTGCCACTTTGGACAGGAACGGTTTAAGACCATGCCGTTACTATATTACATCCGATGACCGTGTCATTTGTGGTTCAGAAGTCGGTGTTATTCCTGTGGAGAATTCATTGGTCATTCAGAAGGGTAAGTTGAAACCAGGTGATATGTTGCTAGTTGATACGGAATCTGGAGAAATGGTCGACACAAAGCAATTAAAGCATAAGTTCGCCAAGAGAAAGGATTTCAAGTCGTGGTTATCAAAAGTTATTAAAGTGGAAGATGTGTTAGAGAAGACTTCCAAATTCTTACCGCCAAGTTTCATTTCAGATTATAACTTGAAAGCTCAAACTGATCCAAGGCTATTGGCATTAGGATACACATATGAACAGGTTTCGATGATCCTTGTACCAATGGCGCTTGGAGGTAAGGAAGCTCTAGGATCCATGGGTAATGATGCTCCATTGGCTTGTCTAAATGAAGACCCAGTACTATTATATGATTATTTCAGAGAGCTTTTCGCCCAGGTGACAAACCCTCCAATTGATCCAATTCGTGAGGCCAACGTCATGTCCTTGGAATGTTTCGTAGGACCTCAAGGGAACCTTTTGGAAATGCATCCTTCTCAATGCGATCGTTTAGTTTTAAAATCGCCAATTTTACATTGGGACGAATTTGAAGCCttgaaaaatattgaaaaggcACATCCTACTTGGTCTACTTCGAACATAGACATTACTTTCCctaaagaagaaggtctATTAGGCTACACGGCTACCATTGACAGAATCACACAGGAAGCCAGTGATGCTATTGATCaaggaaagaagatttTGTTCATTAGCGACAGACTGTTATCTGCGGATCGGGTCTCAATCTCTTCGTTGATCGCTATTGGTGCCATTCATCACCATCTTGTTCGCAACAAACAGCGTTCTCAGGTGGCTTTGATCTTGGAAACTGGTGAAGCTCGCGAGGTGCATCATTTCTGTGTTCTATTAGGTTATGGTTGTGATGGTATTTTCCCTTACCTAGCCATGGAGACCTTGGTCAGAATGAATCATGAAGGATTAGTCCGAAATGTCAACAACGATGATTCATCAATTGACGATAAGACTTTATTAGATAATTACAAACACGCGGTTGATGGTGGTATCTTCAAAGTTATGTCAAAGATGGGTATCTCTACTCTTGCATCTTACAAAGGTGCCCAGATCTTTGAAGCTTTAGGCATTGATAATTCGGTCGTTGATCTATGTTTTGCTGGTACTGCCTCTAGAATCAAAGGTGTTACATTTGAATACTTGGCACAAGATTCGTTCTCTATGCATGAACGCGGGTTCCCATCTAGATTAACGATACAAAAATCGGTAAATTTGCCTGAGTCCGGTGAATATCATTGGAGAGATGGTGGCTACAAGCATATCAATGATCCTACTGCCATTGCTGCCCTACAGGACTCCGtgagaaacaaaaacgAAGATGCATGGGAAATGTACGttaagaaagaaatggagGCTATCAAAGACTGTACTCTAAGAGGTCTCTTGGAATTGGATTATTCTGATTCGGAATCAATCCCATTGGAACAAGTTGAACCTTGGACGGAGATCGCAAGAAGATTTGCTACTGGTGCTATGTCGTATGGGTCAATTTCCATGGAAGCTCACTCCACATTAGCAGTTGCAATGAACCGTTTAGGTGCCAAGAGTAACTGTGGTGAAGGTGGTGAAGATCCAGAGAGATCTATTGTAAACTCCAACGGTGACACCATGAGATCTGCCATCAAGCAAGTCGCATCTGCGAGGTTCGGTGTAACATCATTCTATTTATCAGATGCTGACGAAATTCAAATTAAGATAGCTCAAGGTGCTAAGCCAGGTGAAGGTGGTGAATTACCTGCTCACAAGgtttccaaagaaattgCCAAAACTAGACATTCTACGCCTTATGTGGGTTTGATTTCTCCACCTCCTCACCATGACATTTATTCCatagaagatttgaagcAGTTAATCTATGATTTGAAGTGCTCTAATCCAAGAGCAGGCATCTCAGTTAAATTAGTCTCTGAAGTCGGTGTTGGTATTGTGGCCTCTGGTGTCGCTAAAGCCAAAGCTGATCATATTTTAGTATCTGGTCATGATGGTGGTACAGGTGCATCCAGATGGACCGGTATCAAGTATGCTGGTTTACCATGGGAACTTGGTTTAGCTGAAACACACCAAACATTAGttttgaatgatttgaGAGGAAACGTCGTTGTTCAAACTGATGGTCAATTGAGAACAGGATTCGATATTGCTGTTGCAATTTTATTAGGTGCCGAATCTTTCACTTTGGCGACCGTTCCTTTGATTGCTATGGGCTGTATTATGTTGAGAAAATGTCATTTGAACGCATGTGCAGTTGGTATTGCCACTCAAGACCCCGTTTTGAGAGACAAATTCAAAGGTCAACCTGAACATGtcatcaacttcttctatTATTTGATCCAAGATTTGAGAAGGATAATGGCAAAGTTGGGCTTCAGAACTGTTGACGAAATGGTGGGACACTCTGAGAAGTTGAGAAAAAGAGACAACGTCAAGACCAAAGCGTTGAATATTGACTTATCTCCAATCTTGACTCCTGCCCACTTGATCAGACCAGGAGTTGCAACAAAGTTTACCAAAAAGCAGGATCACAAGTTACACACTAGACTCGACAATAAGTTAATCGACGAAGCTGAAATTACTCTAGATAAGGGTTTGCCAGTTACCATTGATGCCAACATCATCAACACTGATCGTGCTTTGGGGTCAACACTGTCATACAGAGTCTCTAAAAGGTTCGGTGAAAATGGTCTACCTCAGGATACGGTGGTGGTTAATATATCTGGTTCAGCTGGTCAGTCATTCGGTGCATTCCTAACTGCTGGTTTGACCTTCATTTTAGATGGTGATGCCAACGATTATGTAGGAAAGGGTTTGTCTGGTGGTAGATTAGTCATCAGACCACCAAAGGACTCCAGATTTAAGTCTGATGAGAATGTTATCGTCGGTAATACCTGTTTCTACGGTGCAACGTCTGGTTATGCATTCATTTCTGGTTGTGCTGGTGAACGTTTTGCCGTTCGTAACTCTGGTGCTACTGTTGTTGTGGAGAGAATCAAAGGTAACAATGCCTTTGAATATATGACTGGTGGTAGGGCTGttgttctttctcaaaTGGAATCTCTTAACGCTTTCTCTGGTGCAACTGGTGGTATTGCTTATTGTTTGACATCAGATTATGATGATTTCGTTGGTAAAATCAATCATGACACCGTTGAAATGCAAAGTTTAGTTGATCCTGTTGAAATAGCGTTTGTGAAGAACTTGATCCAAGAACATTACAACTATACCAAATCTGATCTTGCTAAAAAGATTCTGAATAAATTTAATCATTACTTGAATAATTTCGTAAAGGTTATACCTACGGACTACAAGAAGGTTCTTGAGAATGAAGCAAAGGAAAAGGTTAAAGCGGAGAAACAATCTACTGctgatttcttgaagaagttcAACAGCTCAACGGATTCCGCTGTTGATGCAACTAACGGAGAAGTCGATCTGCTCAGATCATCTGTATCTCATAAATCGACTTTGGCTGAACCTAAGGTACTTGATCTTGAGGATGCCGTACAGGATActaataatttgaaaaaagcCGAGGAAAAGTTGGAGAAAATTCGTGGTTTCATGAAGTATAAAATGAAACACGAAAAGTACAGATCTCCCGCGGCAAGAACTAAAGACTGGAAAGAGCTTTCTAATGCAATCACAAAGAAGGACGCTAGACAACAGACTGCTAGATGTATGGACTGTGGTGTTCCATTCTGTACATCAGATACGGGATGTCCAATTTCCAATATTATCCCAAAATTCAATGAGCTTGTGTTCAAAAACCAATGGAAATTAGCATTGGACAAACTATTGGAAACTAACAATTTCCCTGAATTTACTGGTAGAGTTTGTCCCGCTCCATGTCAAGGTTCTTGTACCTTGGCTATCATTGACGATCCAGTCGGCATCAAGTctgttgaaagattgattATCGATAACGCTTTCAAAGAAGGATGGATTAAACCTTGTCCACCTGAAGTCAGAACAGGTAAGATTGTTGCCGTTATCGGCTCTGGCCCTGCAGGTATGGCTTGCGCAGACCAATTGAACAGAGCTGGTCATTCAGTAGTTGTTTACGAGAGGGCTGATCGTTGCGGTGGTTTGTTGATGTACGGTATTCCAAATATGAAATTGGACAAgtcaattgttcaaagaCGTTTGGATCTATTAGCAGCCGAAGGTGTTCAATTCATCACAAACACTGAGGTTGGTAAAGATATCTCCGTTgaggaattgaaatctaAGTTCGATGCTATTGTTTACACCGTTGGCTCGACCATTCCTAGAGACTTGAGAATTCCTGGTCgtgaattgaaaaacatCGACTTTGCAATGACTTTGCTAAAGAGCAACACGCAAGCTTTATTAGACAGAGACTTAGAAACAattaagaaacaaatcaaGGGGAAGAAAGTTATTGTTATTGGTGGTGGTGATACCGGTAATGATTGTTTAGGTACTTCTGTCAGACATGGCGCTGCGTCAGTTCTAAACTTTGAGTTGTTACCACAACCACCTAACGAACGTTCTAAGGACAATCCTTGGCCTCAATGGCCACGTATCATGAGAATTGATTACGGGCATGCGGAAGTGAAAGAACATTACGGAAGAGATCCTCGTGAGTACTGCATCTTATCCAAGGAGTTTAttggaaatgaaaatggtgaaGTGAAAGCCATTAAAACCGTTCGTGTCgaatggaagaaatctCAATCTGGTGTTTGGCAAATGGTAGATGTACCAGGTTCTGaacaaatatttgaagctGACATCGTTCTATTATCCATGGGTTTCGTCGGCCCTGAAGTAATCGAAGACCCTACCTTTgtcaaatccaaaagaGGTACCATCACTACGTTGTCAGATTCCTCGTACTCTGTTGACGGAGACAAGGTATTTGCAGCAGGTGACTGTAGGAGAGGTCAATCTCTAATCGTGTGGGCTATCCAAGAGGGAAGAAAGTGTGCTACAGCCATTGACACATTCTTGATGGGGTCCACAAACTTACCTGGAAATGGTGGTATTGTCAAACGTGACTACAAACTCTTGGAAGAACTAGCCTCCACAATTTAA